A genomic region of Phragmites australis chromosome 2, lpPhrAust1.1, whole genome shotgun sequence contains the following coding sequences:
- the LOC133904627 gene encoding secreted RxLR effector protein 161-like produces MEGCNTAQVPMESRLKLSKEGSGQPVDATLYRSVVGSLRYLVNTRPDLAFSVGYVSRFMEAPTTDHWAAVKHILRYVNGTLKLGCKYDKNRGGLQLTGFSDSDMAGDISDRKSTTGVLFMLGKNLISWQSQKQKVVALSSCEAEYIAATTAACQGIWLSRLLGELMLEDPCCAVLKVDNKSAINLCKNPVLHDRSKHIDTRFHFIRECVEGRKMKVEYICSEEQLADILTKPLGRVRFQELRKKLGLVQAQAHQD; encoded by the coding sequence ATGGAAGGATGCAACACTGCTCAAGTCCCCATGGAGTCCAGGCTGAAGCTGAGCAAAGAAGGATCAGGACAGCCGGTTGATGCTACACTTTACAGAAGTGTGGTAGGGAGTCTCAGATACCTTGTGAACACAAGGCCAGATTTGGCTTTCTCAGTGGGATATGTGAGCAGGTTCATGGAGGCTCCCACAACTGATCATTGGGCTGCAGTCAAACATATACTAAGGTATGTGAATGGAACATTGAAGCTTGGCTGCAAGTATGACAAGAATAGAGGAGGTCTTCAGCTAACTGGTTTCAGTGACAGTGATATGGCTGGAGATATCAGTGATAGGAAGAGCACAACAGGTGTTTTGTTCATGTTAGGAAAAAATTTGATCAGTTGGCAGTCTCAAAAACAGAAGGTGGTGGCCTTATCATCATGTGAGGCTGAATATATTGCAGCCACTACTGCTGCTTGTCAGGGAATATGGCTCAGTAGGTTGCTGGGAGAACTGATGCTTGAAGATCCTTGTTGTGCTGTTCTGAAGGTTGATAACAAATCTGCAATCAACCTCTGCAAAAATCCTGTGCTCCACGACAGAAGCAAACACATCGATACACGTTTTCATTTCATCAGGGAGTGTGTTGAAGGAAGAAAAATGAAAGTGGAGTACATTTGTTCAGAGGAGCAGCTTGCTGATATCTTGACAAAGCCACTGGGCAGAGTCCGGTTTCAGGAGCTGAGAAAGAAGCTGGGCTTGGTTCAGGCTCAGGCGCATCAAGATTAG
- the LOC133904637 gene encoding chitin-binding lectin 1-like translates to MAGYKEIAVLLAVAALLGAAAAGAAEDDHMYHWKCFKSCTGKCRHDEDAASKVDGAGAGDALNSSISVAVPGGGVNHKCKKGCMDECFEDLPGLCYQQCVVSTCVCLPPFSKEKLMCMKSCCEKCFHHGPMPGPPGPGPKPPKPSPSPPKQPPSPPKQPPSPPKPSPPKAPKPSPPAPKPKPKPPCPPGSEPDNGK, encoded by the exons ATGGCGGGCTACAAAGAGATCGCCGTCCTCCTGGCCGTCGCCGCGCTcctcggcgccgccgcggccggggCGGCGGAAGACGACCACATGTACCACTGGAAGTGCTTCAAGTCGTGCACCGGAAAGTGCCGACACGACGAAGACGCCGCGTCCAAGGtcgacggcgccggcgccggtgacGCCCTCAACTCCTCCATCTCCGTCGCAGTCCCCGGCGGCGGCGTCAACCACAAGTGCAAAAAGGGGTGCATGGACGAGTGCTTCGAGGACCTGCCGGGCCTGTGCTACCAGCAGTGCGTCGTCAGCACCTGCGTCTGCCTTCCGCCCT TTAGCAAAGAGAAATTGATGTGCATGAAGAGCTGCTGCGAGAAGTGCTTCCACCACGGCCCGATGCCTGGCCCGCCTGGCCCCGGCCCGAAGCCGCCCaagccgtcgccgtcgccgcccaagcagccgccgtcgccgcccaaGCAGCCGCCATCGCCACCCAAGCCGTCGCCGCCCAAAGCGCCCAAGCcatcgccgccggcgccgaagccAAAGCCGAAGCCGCCGTGTCCCCCCGGGTCCGAGCCCGACAACGGCAAGTGA
- the LOC133904591 gene encoding uncharacterized protein LOC133904591 produces MARSKIVLLAVLLAVAALSSAAAWEDYDHHMYHKCYKSCMRKCDDDYDDAAVVTTNRVRTLAVSVPVDHHDHHGEDDDYDECREECTEDCIDYVPGVCYHHCVSHSCLYMAPYSYGRAACFKGCSHRCYHHRRHHDHQQHHDDEDEDEDEDDDSGKPKPGPKPPKPGPKPGPAPAPVPPEPPVQVPLMPGSPTMSPNNN; encoded by the exons ATGGCGCGCTCCAAGATCGTGCTGCTCGCCGTCCTCCTGGCCGTGGCGGCGCTCTCCTCCGCCGCGGCATGGGAGGATTACGATCACCACATGTACCACAAGTGCTACAAGTCCTGCATGAGAAAGTGCGACGACGACTACGACGATGCCGCCGTCGTCACTACGAACCGCGTCCGCACGCTTGCCGTCTCCGTACCCGtcgaccaccacgaccaccacggcGAAGACGACGACTACGACGAGTGCAGGGAGGAGTGCACGGAAGACTGCATCGACTACGTGCCCGGCGTCTGCTACCACCACTGCGTATCCCACTCCTGCCTCTACATGGCACCAT ATAGTTATGGGAGAGCGGCTTGCTTCAAGGGATGCAGCCACAGATGCTACCACCACCGCCGTCATCATGACCACCAACAGCACCAtgatgatgaggacgaggacgaagacgaaGACGACGATAGCGGAAAGCCGAAGCCTGGACCGAAGCCACCGAAGCCCGGGCCGAAGCCGGGGCCGGCTCCGGCGCCTGTGCCGCCAGAGCCGCCGGTGCAGGTGCCACTGATGCCGGGTTCCCCTACCATGTCGCCCAACAACAATTGA
- the LOC133904600 gene encoding uncharacterized protein LOC133904600, with protein sequence MRACRKHEAGCSGNLQLQGVAWLRIVVVVIVIVIIVVVIMMMVVVMVMVVVITSVAASLEASRSPIAIRWHVEAGVGDAVVVADAGHVVDAVFRAHLPALVVVVIVVVVVIVVIIVDIVVIVIVVVMVVGYGCGEGTNDASGDGVVVVVIVVIVVITFPHAGPVALAVHVLVVALPRRRSEEHGGAQEDGEPDRLG encoded by the exons ATGCGAGCATGCCGCAAGCATGAGGCCGGCTGCAGCGGCAACCTGCAACTGCAAGGTGT GGCGTGGCTTCGGATTGTCGTGGTggtcatcgtcatcgtcatcatcgtcgtcgtcatcatgatgatggtggtggtgatggtgatggtggtggtgataaCATCTGTGGCCGCATCCCTTGAAGCAAGCCGCTCTCCGATAGCTAT ACGGTGGCATGTAGAGGCAGGAGTGGGAGACGCAGTGGTGGTAGCAGATGCCGGGCACGTAGTCGATGCAGTCTTCCGTGCACACCTGCCTGcactcgtcgtcgtcgtcatcgtcgtcgtcgtcgtcatcgtcgtcatcatcgtGGATATAGTCGTGATCGTGATCGTTGTGGTCATGGTCGTCGGATATGGATGCGGCGAGGGCACGAACGACGCCAGTGGAGATggcgtcgtcgtcgttgtcatCGTCGTCATAGTCGTCATCACATTTCCTCATGCAGGACCTGTAGCACTTGCGGTACATGTGCTGGTCGTAGCCCTGCCCCGCCGCCGCAGTGAAGAGCACGGCGGCGCCCAGGAGGACGGCGAGCCCGACCGCCTTGGATGA